From the genome of Turicibacter faecis, one region includes:
- a CDS encoding AAA family ATPase, with product MKIKSLRVSTPNGLCVNVTTPVPLTLLVGLSGSGKSQILFYIYSLFQLLAGHSIKGLANGEYEMCFILNQKEYRYLVYINDNYPIIQHLWNSADSSSPTFEELIPLLMPVKWLTSIPQFRQTNTITKSYLLATKQQTSEILSIFQSIFDSVEDIKLLHRPKNTLELFFKEKGGSYLEIHKMSDGMLKTLYYLTEFVLSEPGTLLLVDEFENGLGLNCMGPLLEEMMGRDDLQLILSSHHPYVINNVHSHFWRIITRQQDTIEAHTAEELGIGQTEYDSFFELINVLSFEGGV from the coding sequence GTGAAGATTAAATCATTACGCGTTAGTACCCCCAATGGCTTGTGCGTCAACGTCACGACCCCCGTTCCCCTGACGCTACTCGTCGGTCTATCTGGTTCAGGAAAAAGTCAAATTTTGTTTTACATTTATAGCCTGTTTCAGCTCTTAGCAGGACACTCCATAAAAGGTCTAGCAAACGGAGAATACGAAATGTGTTTTATCCTCAATCAAAAAGAGTACCGTTACCTCGTCTACATCAATGATAATTACCCCATCATTCAACACTTATGGAACTCTGCCGACTCCTCATCCCCAACATTTGAAGAATTAATTCCCCTTTTAATGCCTGTAAAATGGTTAACCTCTATTCCGCAATTTCGTCAAACCAACACCATCACCAAATCGTATCTCCTTGCAACGAAACAGCAAACTTCTGAAATTCTCTCTATTTTTCAAAGTATTTTCGACTCCGTTGAAGACATAAAGTTACTCCATCGCCCGAAAAATACTCTCGAACTCTTCTTTAAAGAAAAAGGAGGTAGCTACCTTGAAATCCACAAGATGTCTGATGGAATGCTTAAAACATTATATTATTTAACAGAATTTGTGTTAAGCGAACCGGGTACCCTCCTACTGGTCGATGAATTTGAAAACGGACTTGGATTAAACTGTATGGGTCCATTACTCGAAGAGATGATGGGACGTGATGACCTTCAGCTCATTTTAAGTAGTCACCACCCTTACGTCATTAATAATGTCCACAGTCACTTTTGGCGTATTATCACACGCCAACAAGACACGATTGAGGCGCATACCGCTGAAGAGCTTGGAATCGGGCAAACAGAATATGACAGTTTTTTTGAACTCATTAATGTCCTTTCGTTTGAAGGAGGCGTCTAA